One Halomonas sp. THAF5a genomic region harbors:
- the purE gene encoding 5-(carboxyamino)imidazole ribonucleotide mutase, with translation MSSSKQSPKVGVIMGSKSDWPVMEHAVAMLERLGVPHETRVVSAHRTPDLLFDYAKQAAGRGLSVIIAGAGGAAHLPGMVASQTALPVFGVPVESKALKGLDSLLSIVQMPGGVAVGTLAIGKAGATNAGLLAAQVIGLQDDEVRRAVEAFRAEQTETVLDNPDPRPAAE, from the coding sequence ATGTCGTCATCGAAGCAGTCGCCGAAGGTCGGCGTGATCATGGGGTCGAAGTCGGACTGGCCCGTCATGGAGCATGCCGTGGCGATGCTCGAGCGCCTGGGCGTGCCCCACGAGACCCGCGTGGTCTCCGCCCACCGCACGCCGGACCTGCTCTTCGACTACGCCAAGCAGGCCGCCGGGCGCGGCCTCTCGGTGATCATCGCCGGCGCCGGCGGTGCGGCCCACCTGCCCGGCATGGTGGCTTCCCAGACCGCGCTGCCGGTGTTCGGCGTGCCGGTGGAGTCCAAGGCCCTCAAGGGTCTGGATTCGCTGCTCTCCATCGTGCAGATGCCCGGCGGCGTGGCCGTGGGCACCCTGGCCATCGGCAAGGCCGGCGCGACCAACGCCGGGCTGCTGGCCGCCCAGGTGATCGGCCTGCAGGACGACGAGGTGCGCCGCGCCGTGGAGGCCTTCCGCGCCGAGCAGACCGAGACGGTGCTGGACAACCCCGACCCGCGTCCCGCGGCCGAGTGA